The Nycticebus coucang isolate mNycCou1 chromosome 2, mNycCou1.pri, whole genome shotgun sequence genome includes a window with the following:
- the LOC128597733 gene encoding nucleolar complex protein 3 homolog, whose product MKARRNKKQLPSFRKLLKTSKVKLENKLKNKQFKQQSALKKYRKEQRKLRQAVRDAVSKKPIPLEDPKDKRGPGKRVEREEEEEEEALPLDMMDEDDLQLMKDLGQRASFLTRDLSSSEPVHTRKRKHERVIDKYEKIPRTLQTEPEKELIHLLPIKDKSGIIPQTREKPVIDSDKEEEDQEEEMVLEEEIIEDPIQELTIEEHLIERKKKLQEKKLHIAALASAVLSDPESNISEMCCEAVKKLFKQDKLGQASLGVIKVISGFVKGRNYDVRPEMLKTFLCLRIKEVEVKKDTEDINKPKKFMTFKEKRKNLSRMQRKWKKAEEKLERELREAEASESTEKKLKLHTETLNIVFVTYFRILKKAQRSPLLPAVLEGLAKFAHLINVEFFDDLLVVLHTLIESGDLSYQESLHCVQTAFHILSGQGDVLNIDPMKFYTHLYKTLFKLHAGATNEGVEIVLQCLDVMLTKRRKQVSQQRAFAFIKRLCTLALHVLPNSSIGILATTRILMHTFPKTDLLLDNESQGSGVFLPELDEPEYCNAQNTALRELHALQRYYHPIVQKFASHLIAGAPSEGSEALKPELSRRSAVELFEAYSMAAMTFNPPVQSSASKIKGKNLQGDSFLNEDLNQLVKRHCNEVVTQLPLDFTKCLETSLQL is encoded by the coding sequence ATGAAggcaagaagaaataagaaacagcTCCCAAGCTTTCGCAAGTTGCTAAAAACTAGTAAAGTCAAGCTTGAAAAcaagctaaaaaataaacaatttaaacaacaaagCGCTCTCAAGAAGTACCGAAAAGAAcagaggaaactaaggcaagCTGTAAGAGATGCTGTGTCTAAGAAACCAATTCCATTGGAGGACCCAAAGGATAAACGTGGACCAGGTAAAAGGGttgagagggaagaggaggaagaagaggaagcccTTCCATTAGATATGATGGATGAAGATGACTTACAGTTAATGAAGGATTTAGGACAAAGAGCATCTTTTCTAACTAGAGATCTTTCTTCTAGTGAACCTGTTCATACCAGGAAACGAAAGCATGAGCGCGTTatagataaatatgaaaaaataccaAGAACTCTACAGACCGAACCAGAGAAGGAACTGATTCATTTGCTTCCTATCAAAGATAAAAGTGGTATAATCCCACAGACCAGGGAGAAGCCAGTTATTGACAGTGACAAAGAAGAAGAGGATCAAGAAGAAGAGATGGTGCTTGAGGAAGAGATCATTGAGGATCCTATTCAAGAGCTGACCATAGAAGAACATTTGattgagagaaagaagaaactacAGGAGAAGAAACTGCATATTGCAGCCTTGGCATCTGCTGTATTATCAGATCCAGAAAGTAATATATCCGAAATGTGTTGTGAGGCAGTAAAGAAACTCTTCAAACAAGATAAATTAGGCCAAGCTTCTCTTGGTGTAATCAAAGTAATTTCTGGTTTTGTGAAGGGCAGAAATTATGACGTTAGGCCAGAgatgttaaaaacatttttgtgccTAAGAATCAAGGAAGTAGAAGTGAAAAAAGATACAGAAGACATTAATAAACCAAAAAAGTTTATGACttttaaggaaaagagaaagaatctatcaagaatgcagagaaagtggaaaaaagcagaagagaaactAGAACGAGAGCTACGGGAGGCAGAAGCTTCAGAGAGTACTGAGAAAAAACTTAAATTGCACACGGAGACTCTGAATATTGTGTTTGTAACCTACTTCAGAATATTGAAGAAGGCCCAGAGGTCACCTCTCCTGCCAGCAGTTCTAGAAGGCCTTGCCAAGTTTGCTCACCTTATAAATGTGGAATTTTTTGATGATTTGTTAGTAGTTCTTCATACTCTCATTGAATCTGGAGACCTAAGCTATCAGGAAAGTCTTCACTGTGTCCAGACTGCTTTTCATATTCTTTCTGGACAAGGTGATGTTCTGAATATTGATCCAATGAAATTCTATACACATCTCTACAAAACACTCTTCAAGTTACATGCAGGTGCTACCAATGAAGGTGTTGAGATTGTACTCCAGTGCCTTGATGTCATGCTTACTAAGCGCAGAAAGCAAGTTTCTCAGCAGCGAGCCTTTGCCTTCATCAAGCGCCTTTGTACCTTAGCTCTTCATGTTCTTCCAAATTCAAGCATTGGCATTTTAGCAACTACCAGAATATTAATGCATACTTTCCCCAAAACAGATTTGTTGCTTGACAATGAATCTCAGGGAAGTGGAGTTTTCCTCCCTGAGCTGGATGAGCCCGAGTACTGTAATGCCCAGAACACTGCTCTGAGGGAATTGCATGCACTTCAGAGATATTATCATCCCATAGTGCAGAAATTTGCATCTCACCTGATTGCTGGAGCCCCTTCTGAAGGCTCTGAAGCCCTCAAACCAGAGTTGAGTCGAAGATCGGCTGTGGAACTGTTTGAGGCCTATAGCATGGCAGCAATGACGTTTAATCCTCCTGTTCAGTCTTCAGCCTCCAAAATTAAGGGTAAAAATTTACAAGGGGATTCCTTTTTGAATGAAGATTTAAATCAGTTGGTCAAAAGACATTGCAATGAAGTCGTTACTCAGTTGCCTTTGGATTTCACCAAATGTTTGGAAACATCACTGCAATTGTAG